Part of the Methanobrevibacter boviskoreani JH1 genome is shown below.
TTAATGAGATTATTTCTTTTTTGGGTATTACATGGAAAGATTGTAAAGTTCAGTATGAAGATAATTTTTATAACCTATTTGAAATAGATGGGGATATTATAGAAAAATCCGGTTGGGACGAATTTATAGACATTTTAATTAGTAGATTTATTGATTATAATGATTTTAATGTTTCTATACGTGAATTATTAAGAGATTTAAAGGACTCTAAGTTCCAATCTGCTTTTATGGATAATATTTTTTATGATACTGGTGACTTGATTCTTTGTTTACAAATATATTTTTCAAATATTATTATTGATGGTGAACCTTCATTACTAATAGTTGTTTTACATGATGAGGGAGTTATTAAAGATAAATTGGAACTAATTGAAACTTCTAATCAGAAAGATTTATTACTTAAAGAAGTACATCATAGAGTTAAAAATAATTTACAAATCTTAAATAGTTTAATTAATTTGCAACAAAGATTTGGATACGATGATAGTGAAGTTATTGAATCTATGAAACTGTTTATTTCATCAATGTCAATTGTACATGAAAAACTTTACTCCGGTGATGTATTTGGCTGTGTAAATTTATCTAGTTTTTTTAAGCAGTTTAAATCTCTTTTTTTAGATTTATATTCTCCTTGGAAAATTGACTTTAAGTATGATATTGATGAGGATTTAAATCTGGATATACAATCAATCATGCCATTTTCATTAGTTTTAAATGAATTAATTATAAACACAATTAAATATGCATTTCCTGATGATTTTGAAGGCAAAAAAGAAATTTATTGTAGCTTAAAAGGTGAAAATGATGTTCTTCTTTTCAGTTATAAA
Proteins encoded:
- a CDS encoding sensor histidine kinase: MKYEYKDKEDLMKYIKPFFNVHLAVNDQVNEIISFLGITWKDCKVQYEDNFYNLFEIDGDIIEKSGWDEFIDILISRFIDYNDFNVSIRELLRDLKDSKFQSAFMDNIFYDTGDLILCLQIYFSNIIIDGEPSLLIVVLHDEGVIKDKLELIETSNQKDLLLKEVHHRVKNNLQILNSLINLQQRFGYDDSEVIESMKLFISSMSIVHEKLYSGDVFGCVNLSSFFKQFKSLFLDLYSPWKIDFKYDIDEDLNLDIQSIMPFSLVLNELIINTIKYAFPDDFEGKKEIYCSLKGENDVLLFSYKDNGIGLQGKSSKDSLGKIIINSLTRQVDGDLEIIDSDKGFACEIRFPYDDI